A region of the Brachybacterium sacelli genome:
CGTCTCCGTACGCGGGCTGGGACGCGAGCCGCTCGCCCAGATGATGCGCGAGGCCGCGGTGGTGGGGCTGCGCACCGAGGACGGTCCCGAGCAGACCTCCCTGGGACTGCGGCGCGTCCTGCCCGCCGGCTCGTCGATCGAGGAGATCCTCGGGGCGATCTCCACCGCGGTCGCCTCCGACGACGAGGATGCCGCGGCTTGGGTGCAGGAGCCCGCCGCCGTCGCGGAGGATCCGGGGCGTCTCGTCGCGGTGTGGGGCCCGGGCGGCGCCCCCGGCCGCTCGACGATCGCGATGAACCTCGCTGCCGAGGCGGCCCTCGCGGGGCAGGAGACCGTCCTGGTGGACGCCGACACCTACGGGCCCTCGCAGAGCCAGATGCTCGGAGTGCTCGACGAGACCCCGGGCCTGGTCGCCGCCTGCCGGGCGCACGACCGTGACACCCTTGACGAGGACACCCTCGAATCGCTCCTCCCCCTCGCTCAGCCCCGGCTGCGGCTGCTCAGCGGGATCGGCGTTCCGGCGCGGTGGGCGGAGGTGCGGCGCACCTCGATGGACGGTGTCTGGCAGGCGCTCTCGCGACGGGGCGGGCTCACCGTCGCCGACGTCGGACCAGTGCTCGAGGAGGACGAGGAGCTCAGCTACGACACGGCTGCACCCCAGCGCAACGCGGCTGCGATCAGCGCCCTCGAGAACGCCGACGCCGTTCTCGCCGTGGTCGGAGCGGACCCGGTGAGCATCACGCGCCTGCTGCGCGACCACTCCCGGCTCGAGGAGCTCGGCGTCGGTCCGCTGCACGTCGTGATCAACCGGGTCGGGGCTCCCGTGCCCGGGGACAAGGTGCGCGATCTGATCGCTTCCCGGATCCCGGTGTCCTCGCTCCACGTGCTGCCTGATGACCCGGTCGCCTGCCGGACCGCGACTTGGGACGGTGCGCTCCTGGCGGAGTCCGCGCCACGCTCGGTGCTGCGCAAGGGGCTGCGGGAGATTGCCCGGTCTCCGATGCTGTTCGGGCAGTCCGAACCTGCTCCCGCGCCGGGGGAGGCGGGGCACCCGGCTGAGGTCCCCGGGTGAGAAGATGGCGGTCATGAGGATCTACCTGCCCCTGACCACCGAGGACCGAGCCGCCCTGGAGTCCTCCGCACCGGGCCTGGAGCTCGCTGCGGGACGTGCGGTCTGGGGCGTGCACGCCGAGGCACGGGCCGACCGTTCCGAGGAGGACGAGGAGGACCTCGAGTACGACGCGCTGCAGGACGCCGCGCACATCTCCCTCCTCGCCGGCCCCGCCGACCGCCGAGCACTCGTCATCGCGGCCGACGTCCTGGACGCCGCCCTCGAGATCGCAGGGGACAACGGAGGTGCTTTCGGGCTGGTCACCGGTGGGGCAACGCGGGCCCGGGTCGCCAGCTTCCACGTGACCGAGCTCGATGCGGCAGCGGCCGCGGCCGACGACACCGATCCCGCACTGCTGTGGTTCGACGCCTCCGAGGGCCCCGACGCCCTGACCTACGTCGACGGAGTCACCGAGACCTGATCACGGATCGGTGACCGGCTCCACCCGGCGATCAGTCGTCGGAGCGGTCCGCGTAGGTCGCGGCCGACTTCTCCTCAGCGCGCAGCACCTTGGAGACGTAGGGGACCGCGGCCTTCTCGAGGCGAGGGCCCAGCAGCGGGACCTTCGCCAGCAGATCGCCCTCGATGTCGACGGTGCTGGTCAGCTCCCCGGTGGGAGCGAGACGCAGAGATCCCTTCATCCCCGCCGGGGTTCCGGCGACCTCGAGCTCCATGGTGCCGTTGCGGCTGCCGTCGGGCTCGGGCGCGGACCACGACTGCTCCTCCTTGATCGTCACGGAGGAGCCCACGAAGCGACGGGCGATGTCCGGGACCTTGTCCGTGGGCATCATGAGTTCGGTCCGCACGGTGAAGGCACCGGTCGGGTCGCCGTCGACCTGGGAGGACGCGTTGGTCGCTCCCAGCGTCTCCCGGCGGATCGCTGTGTACTCCTCGGTGGCGTACATCGTGGCGGCGGTGCGCGCCGACAACGGCAGGGTCAACGTCTCGCGGAGCTTCATCCTCGTCCTTCCCGGGGGATCGGTCGGTCACAGCCTACGGCAGGGGCCGCGGCGGTCAGGTCGCGACCACCCCGGGACCTCGCACTATCCTGGGCGCATGCCGAGCCTGTCCAAGTTCCTCGCCGAGAACCGCGCCCTGACCGAGAAGGAGGCCGACTGGCTCCAGCACCTCGTCGGGGACTGGAACCTCGTCTCCGATCTGCTCCGATCGGACCTGGTGCTGTGGATCCAGAGCGCGGAGGGCCCGCGGGCCGTGGCCCACTGCCGGCCCGCCACCGGTTCCACCGTTTACTACGAGGACCCCGTGGGCACTCTCCTCGAGGCCGACACGGATTCCGAGATCCCCGCCCTGCTCGAGGGGGCCGAGCCCCTGTGCGAGCCGGCGACCATCGAGCGTGAGGGCCGGGAGGCGACCGGACTGCTGGTCCCGGTGCGCAAGGACGGGCGCACGCTGGGAGTCCTGGCGGCCGAGAGACCGGTCAGCGAAGGGGGCCGCTCGACCAACGAGATCCGCCAGCACGAGCTCGGCCTGCGCGTGCTGCGCATGCTCCAGTCCGGTGCCTTCCCGATAGAGGGCGCTCCCATCCCGCCCCGGCGCGGTGCCCCGCGGGTCGGCGACGGCGTGGTCGAGCTCGACGGCAGCGGGGTGGTCCAGTGGGCCTCGCCGAACGCGCTGTCCGCCTTCCACCGCTTCGGCATCGAGGGGGACATGGAGGGGATCACGCTGGCCGAGCTGTCCACGGACGTGCTGCAGTCGCGCAGCCCTGTGGACGAGTCCCTGCCACTGGTGCTCATGGGCCGCGCCGCCTGGCGCTCCGACATGCAGGCCCGCGGGGGGACCCTGTCGCTGCGGGCGGTTCCGCTGACCGAGAAGGGCCAGCGCACCGGGGCCATCATCCTGGTGCGCGACGTGACGGAGCTGCGTCGTCGGGAGCGGGAGCTGATCACCAAGGATGCGACCATCCGCGAGGTCCATCACCGGGTCAAGAACAATCTGCAGACCGTGGCGGCGCTGCTGCGCATGCAGTCACGGCGCATGAAGTCCGACGAAGCGCGCGACGCGCTCAGCGAAGCGATGCGCCGGGTCTCGACCATCGCGCTGGTGCACGAGTCTCTGCTGCAGGGCTCCGAGGAAGCCGTCCATTTCGATGAGGTGATCGACCGCTGCCTGCGTCTGGCCGTCGATGCGGCCAGTGCCACCGTGCATCGGGCCGGAGCGCCTCGGCTCACCGAGTCGCAGGTGGAGGTGCGGACCGAGAAGCACGGGCGGGTCGGGTCGATCCGGGCGGAGGAGGCGACGCCGCTGGCGCTGGTGGTCACGGAGCTGGCCACGAACGCGGTCGAGCACGGGCTCTCGGAGACCGGTGGCACGCTGATGGTCCGCAGCGAGCGGATCGGCTCGCACCTGGTCATCAACATCGAGGATGACGGCGAGGGGATGGGGGCGGCGAAGCCCACCGGTCTCGGCACGAACATCGCGCTCACCCTCGTCCAGGGTCAGCTGGGTGGAACCCTGACCTGGCAGGATCGCCCCGAAGGGGGGACCCGGGCGGTGGTCGACGTGTACCTGGATCCGCTCACGCTCTGAGCGGGACCGCTCGCGGCGGGACGACCGTGAGGTCATCGGTGACGCGTGTCCTCCCCGCCCGGGCGGGGTCCTGCGGCGCGGTGGAGAGAGCCGCAGGACGAGGGGTCAGCTGGCGCGGCGAGCGCGCGCGTTGCGGCGCTTGAGAGAGCGGCGCTCGTCCTCGGAGAGTCCACCCCAGACGCCGGAGTCCTGTCCGGACTCGAGGGCGAACTTCAGGCAGGCCGTCATGACGTCGCATTTCTGGCACACCGCCTTCGCCTCCTGGATCTGGGTGATCGCCGGTCCGGTGTTCCCGATGGGGAAGAACAGCTCGGGATCATGGTTGAGGCACTCGGCACGGTGGCGCCAGTCCATCGTCACTCTCTCTTTCCAGGACGCCACACCCCACCCCGTGGGGCGTGGCGCGGCGAGGGTCGCTCCAGATGGGGCGTTCTCGGGTCTCCGGCTCGTCGACTCGGATCCGGGGGGCGGCGAAGCTGCCGCGGATCTCGGCGTCGGGGG
Encoded here:
- a CDS encoding WhiB family transcriptional regulator — encoded protein: MDWRHRAECLNHDPELFFPIGNTGPAITQIQEAKAVCQKCDVMTACLKFALESGQDSGVWGGLSEDERRSLKRRNARARRAS
- a CDS encoding sensor histidine kinase; amino-acid sequence: MPSLSKFLAENRALTEKEADWLQHLVGDWNLVSDLLRSDLVLWIQSAEGPRAVAHCRPATGSTVYYEDPVGTLLEADTDSEIPALLEGAEPLCEPATIEREGREATGLLVPVRKDGRTLGVLAAERPVSEGGRSTNEIRQHELGLRVLRMLQSGAFPIEGAPIPPRRGAPRVGDGVVELDGSGVVQWASPNALSAFHRFGIEGDMEGITLAELSTDVLQSRSPVDESLPLVLMGRAAWRSDMQARGGTLSLRAVPLTEKGQRTGAIILVRDVTELRRRERELITKDATIREVHHRVKNNLQTVAALLRMQSRRMKSDEARDALSEAMRRVSTIALVHESLLQGSEEAVHFDEVIDRCLRLAVDAASATVHRAGAPRLTESQVEVRTEKHGRVGSIRAEEATPLALVVTELATNAVEHGLSETGGTLMVRSERIGSHLVINIEDDGEGMGAAKPTGLGTNIALTLVQGQLGGTLTWQDRPEGGTRAVVDVYLDPLTL
- a CDS encoding DUF6912 family protein yields the protein MRIYLPLTTEDRAALESSAPGLELAAGRAVWGVHAEARADRSEEDEEDLEYDALQDAAHISLLAGPADRRALVIAADVLDAALEIAGDNGGAFGLVTGGATRARVASFHVTELDAAAAAADDTDPALLWFDASEGPDALTYVDGVTET
- a CDS encoding AAA family ATPase; amino-acid sequence: MIDIVLCASGADEVRIVHDLAQDRSRTARVVRRCADLAETLAVTAAGIGDVVLIDVSVRGLGREPLAQMMREAAVVGLRTEDGPEQTSLGLRRVLPAGSSIEEILGAISTAVASDDEDAAAWVQEPAAVAEDPGRLVAVWGPGGAPGRSTIAMNLAAEAALAGQETVLVDADTYGPSQSQMLGVLDETPGLVAACRAHDRDTLDEDTLESLLPLAQPRLRLLSGIGVPARWAEVRRTSMDGVWQALSRRGGLTVADVGPVLEEDEELSYDTAAPQRNAAAISALENADAVLAVVGADPVSITRLLRDHSRLEELGVGPLHVVINRVGAPVPGDKVRDLIASRIPVSSLHVLPDDPVACRTATWDGALLAESAPRSVLRKGLREIARSPMLFGQSEPAPAPGEAGHPAEVPG
- a CDS encoding DUF2505 domain-containing protein — encoded protein: MKLRETLTLPLSARTAATMYATEEYTAIRRETLGATNASSQVDGDPTGAFTVRTELMMPTDKVPDIARRFVGSSVTIKEEQSWSAPEPDGSRNGTMELEVAGTPAGMKGSLRLAPTGELTSTVDIEGDLLAKVPLLGPRLEKAAVPYVSKVLRAEEKSAATYADRSDD